The Bactrocera dorsalis isolate Fly_Bdor chromosome 2, ASM2337382v1, whole genome shotgun sequence region ACAGGTTGAGGCTGGACTGCTTACTGATCCTGCAAATATcgaattgttaaaattaaaggAAGGACTTCTGGAAGTAATTGAATTAACTAATGATCTTATTAAAACTCAGTTTGAAGAAcagaaaaaatctttatatgttGAACCCGTATCCGGAGTTAACATATCCGAATATTACGATGAAATTGAAGCTGCTCTGATAGAGGCAGAAAAATTGGTAACAGCACCACAAAACTGGAAAGTAGGAGATAAATGCCAAGCGAGATGGATAGAGGATGGTAAATACTACGATGCAATTATAGAAGACATTAGTAGCGAAGGCGAAGTCAGTGTAGTGTTTGATACTTATCAAAATAGGGCAACTACTACAGTAAGCGAATTACGGGATTGTACAACCCGAAATGAAGTTTTTCCTTCGGCAAGGTGAGTTGAGTAAATAACGGAAACAGTTAGAGTGCTAAGATTTAGAATAACACCCCTTGATTTCGAGGTAAAAAGTGTGATTAGAGGAAGGGcaaaattccgatttctttggcgctgCGATCTGAAGGTACAGCTGGAAAGATATATAGTTAAAGCTACCGCAAGGACTTAGTGTAATCGACTAAGAttcaaaaaatccaaaatgtttcagtgcattgtatatacatatacatataattaattgAATCTATTAATGATACAATGGGAtccttttcttgtttttgaatAGATCGccgccacatacatatattcgacgATGACGTCGGCGAAGTTGGCGGTGTGATTATAATTGGCTTTGTAAAAGAAACGTTTCACTACGCGCCATTGCGACTCAATTCACTGCCTATGAACACCATCTTCGGAACCGAAAGGGTTGGTGTCGTCACTGTGATTCACTTTTTGGTGGACGTACCCAAAATTTGGTAATGCGTCATATGCCCGCCAGCAGTCCGTCCGAACTATGCTTCCTTCAGCCACGTGCTTCTGgatcaatggaattaaaatgtCCGCCTTTCGAAGATTGTCAGGACATACTTCGAGGCGTATGTCCTTGCTACCATCTTCAATCATCCCAAGAACCCAGTGTTATTAGAGTTAAATTCATTGTATAAGGAAATAGTATTACCTTTGTTGTACTTTCGCCGCCCAAATTTATTCTCGgcgatgtgaacaatttttccCGGACCATCAATTTTTCCTTATTCATATTGGTGGTCCAACTGGTATATTACCACGGCCTCTCGGCAATAGCTATACCAGTCTGATATTGTTGCAGATGACGAAGTTTTCACGTCATTTGTATAGTCTCCGCGCAATATTTCTTCGCGGGACATACGACACGCAAAGCAGTAGATCAAAAATTACATCCGAAGGACACTGATGCGGACATTTTCAAACCATGTCCCGATGGTTACTGAAACACGTGGCTTTTTTGTGCACGTGCCCCTGTAGCACACAAAATACCCAAATTTGCCCCCTTTCCAAATAGTCTTTGGAACCTTGTTCATGCGTGCACAGCTCGGTGCCAACACACATAAAGCTCCACTTAACCCGTGTGGACCGCGTTCCTAAAGAATATATTCCAATATTAGAatatcttattatttattattattactcaccATTTGCAATTTCGCacattgttttataatattttttatttttaataatgccGAATAACACCGAAAACGTATTTTGCATAAcgccaaatttttaaatacggGTAAACATATGAAAAGTACCGTTATGCTTCccagcacacatatgtattagaTGGTATATTGAACGGTTAAGAAATATCAagtcttattttgttttatacttaaatttgtaaaataatgctTCATCTGGATTTCCtccacagtattttagcatttcattcctttctgcattggcggccttcggccgcgctttaaaagaATAGCCCTGGTcggtgtatcaaattttttcgcatagaactccttAATAACCCTGACTGGTCCAACACTTGCTTCgccatccacagtattttagcattGAACACCTTTTCGCATTCACTTAATACATTTATTGCTAAGtgggtttaatttattcccttttgttcgtgctttctcggtaatttgacagttcaaattaggcagtcattttggtttttcgcattattgaactcaatgcagaaaaaggtgtattttatttaaagatttacaaagaaattaacaatcaaaagtaattaaaaacattactagcggtttttataattcataagtaatatacatatgtgcgtgaaaatgtatccataattggtttggtacaatgcacaacaaatgaaaatacactagcatatatttagaaatttgcaaaaaaaaaaaagcattttttaaagtgaatttgtggaaaaatttttgaaccgatttttataaaatatgttttaaaataaagttcgataatttaagcatacatgcgtgtttaaaattttcaatttggttctctcgtttaggtacagtgagccaaaattaaccggcgcgataTTAAACTCAACCCTATTTTAATCTCGAATGCTATTCTAAATCTcaacatttacatttttaattttttatcccCAAAAGCTTCACTAAATCATGCCTaacatttgttttgtattaaatgGTGCAAAATTATCTTAAATTGAATATGAAGATCGGTACATAGATAGTTAATAATAAGGTATTGCACTGCGATTTAGGGTTATTGTGCCTTCTCCTTCATCATATATGGTCACCTAGGTCCAGCATCCTGAATAATTCCAAGAGCCTACTGGGCGCTACTGAGGTAATGTGATCCCTGTCCAGGTAGATGAAACTTAGGCCCTTAAACCTGCTTCTGCAAATTGCTAGACAATCCAGTTGCACCCTCCCAGGAGCAACTTGGCCGTGCACATTCCTGCTGTCTGATGTCAATGCAATTCTCTCCCCATTTTCCACACGCTCTTTTACTGGAAGCAATTTAACCTCATACGTTGATATCGCCTTTAGTGCCATTTGACTGTCGCTAAGAATGGCGATACGATGGTTGCGGTGGAGATTGAGTTCTGCGCACTGATTtatagcaaagacttctgcttgaaaacGCCCCATTGATATGGATAGTTTAGTATGCGGTCCAGCAATGCATTCTAGAGTTTTTGAgacgtcagtgtaccactggatAGTGCTGCCTCTCAACAGTATATTGAACGTGGAGTTATTCCACTCCGCCTTACTGCCGATAGAAACTAAAATTCTTTGTAAAGTTAGTCTTCTTTGCTACGCCGTCTAGCATGGTATGTTTCGTCTCTAGATCTTATTCTCCAGTGCTTTGATCACACTTGCGTGAGACGCATTATCAAAAACTCCTTCGTTGTCAAAAAAGACGCATATCGCAACCTCGCCATTATCCAGCGAATTCTGGAGTTCAGCcgtgagttggtacagagcagtgttAGTAGATTTGTCAGCGCCTCCGGTCTTATATGGTCGTCCGCAATATTTTCCATTCATTTTAGCATGAAGGATGTGAAATTATTTGGCCGGAATGATTTGGAAAGCGAGTTGTCCCTCCTACCTACCTTGGATATGAAGATTACCTTCGCTATTCTCCATGGTTCTGATATACGCCATCGCAAGGCTATCCCCCATCAGTCCTACTAGGTGTGGCAAGAGATTTTGCATACCTTGTTGCAAAAGAGCTGGAAAGATCCCGTCCGTCCCTGGTGACTTACACATAGTTCGAGAAGGAGGCCAGTACTCACTTATTAGGGTCTGCAATGAGCATATTTCTTGCAGTCATCCAATCCAGACGATCTGGCCTACTTCTAAAGTCCCATTGGTGGACTTAGGTCAACGTGAATTGTCTCCGGAAAATGCGCTTGCACTTGCCCTGTTCTCTGCGCTAGTCGTATAGATCCCATTCTGTCTTTTAATGGATAATACTGTATCTGTCTTGCCTCTAGACAAAGCCTTGTGCAGTCTGGCTGCCTCAGGGCAGCTTGTTATAGGTTATTAGGTGCTACCTATATTCCTTCCAGTTGCCCGTGAGCTTGGCTTTATTAAAAAGCCTGTGTACTGTTTGTTGCTGTGGCATTCTATCCTGGAAAGGACTCCGCTGCAAGGACGAAGTTAGAACCTACCCTGTCCTTCATCTGCACCGCAACTACATATATCCGGCTTTAGAAACTGAAATACAAAAGAAATCTAAATCCCTTCTAACCACTACAGGTCTCTGGCTAGATAGATCCCAAATTACCTTGTTATATTTTGAATTCATGCCTTTTACCTTTCCTCTAAAGACCGACGGTTTCTGGATCAGAAGGATAACCAGGCCATCCGGGTCGAACCCACTCGGGATGATAGCCGAGGCTGCCGTCTCTTGGTGCAGGCTCACCTGGTCAACAATGTAGGTGCTAGAGGTCACAGAATTGGCTCGATCAGAGACACGTCGTCGTCACCAACCACGAGCTCCTGAGTGGAGGGCAGCATCCCTTCTTGCTCACTGGGAGACTAGTCCCGCTTTCCCTCAACGACAGCGGCAGTCGCAACCTGTTCAGCTGAGTTTATGCCGCAGTGAGTCGGTTCCTCGTCCACCTGGATCTTTTGTTCCTGGCTGTTCTTAGGCGGTGCTGTGGGCCTCCAAGGCCGCGTAACCACCTTAATAAATCGATAGTTCGGACGGAATCCCCTTTTGCCAATTAGGATGTCATCCATATAATGCAGCTCCGTTTCCACTCGTCTTTGGATTTCTGCCATGAGTCCATTAAACACAGCTGTTGCATTCTTTAGACCAAACGTCATCCGTCAGTTGTGATAAAAGCAGTTTATTTCCGACTATCGGGTGCCATTTCGATCTGATAGTACCCACTATTCAAATCGAGTGACGAAAAGTATGGGAAACGTTTTGCTTCATGTCGCCGTTTTTCAATATTCGGGACTcgaaaattttctttctttgtcATCTTATTAATTCGTCggtaaggggccatccataaattacaccacacgaatttaaggactttttaaccccaccccccgtccttgtcacaagttctcacattttgaactagccccccctttcgtgacgtcacacatttttcaattttgtggatttatcaaaaaataaaaaaaaaataaagttattttatttattcttatatttattgaataatctttaataaaaataacatttagttaaatattaaagtacagacacaacgaatgactagtcaagaaataatagatacttaattatgctaattaaaaatacaaaaattaatcatcttgtgtccatggacttttgacccactcctttatatcatttattactggtaaatcaggcacttcattttcgttcttaatttggatgtcaggaacatctttcgtatcaacatcgtcttcttccatccataaaacatcgtcatcattcactaaacagagaatctctcggacacgtctagccgcaattctttgaggacgaattttcgcgataggtatcagctcttgttttttatgtgattctttgtgttgattggtggctttatatgaagaaaaatataggccacatatgctacacgatcttttaaataagtatgactcgacactagggcaatagctatcatatggaacttgtttcagatgggatgatgcgtggagatttaataatatctgtagtaataatggagcaaacttagcgcCGTTAtcatcactccctgtgactccataaccttctgatgtctgtttaattaacagaggtggtggtaaaaattgttcttttaataatttacaaagACTACAACGTTTTAACCGCAACATGCAAtcgtttcacatttaactatcaaatcatgatttaatagtacaccagtaaattcgcgactgagaggtgccatgcgtcgttcaactctgttaaatgcactccttcctggggcatttgtagctatataaattgcatctaatggaaatctttaaaatgttgtaaagctgaaactataacgcggtagacaattttgtaactttgattaaaattataatataaaataatataaagtacgattcgcagaagagccccaatatttacaaatttattgtaacgaaccctggacatgGCGAGTATACCTCACCAAATTATACTcgtaagaagcaggggcagtaaaaagctttgttacaacttaagtattaaaaaacaaagattgtgtttataaatgttaaatatttttttgtttacctataaatttcacgtttgtacatcacaaattttgaaatgtgatgtcacaaagcttttgaatGCTTCTACAACGGCTCCCATGATGCTTTGTCGCAATTGTACAATTACTGCTAATGCAAGTTATAAGATTTGCCGAGGAAATACTGGGTAATAGTAGTAGTATATATGGCTGCATAAAATTTCCATAATatattatcaaatatatttaatagtttttacgACAATTGTTcgggtttttaataaaatatttgcatctTACTTGACACTTCAAATCATTTACGATGCTTCAAATTTTTCTTCGAATGGCGATTCAATTGCGGCAATTTTTAACGGATTCATTGTCAATATTCTTACACATTCAAAAATTTCGTATGATGAATGTTGCTACTCTTACAATAGAGTTTTCCATTTCAAGACAAAAAGTTACTTATTGTATTGGTATAAGAGATGAaactttacaaatgtatttgtgaATTGGTTACCCCCGTCGTGTAgggttatagttttgttcacctaacggttgtacgtatcatctaaatccaagcgagatagatatagggttatatatgtatatataaatgatcaagatgacgagaaaaatttaaatctggttgactgtttgtctgtccgtccgtccgtgcaagctgtaacttgagtaaaaattgagatatctcgatgaaatttagttcaaaaaaaatttcaagtacgTAAATGAGCGTGATCGGacaactgccacgcccacaaatcgccattaaccgaaaacttataaagtgccataactacgtctaaattagcataaaaaggtgtaatttggtacagaggatcgcagAAGCAAGGGGGACCtgtgggaaaatttttttttttaaatgtgggagtggccccgccctctaacaagtttaatgtacatatctcctcaACCACTTGAGCTATAACAACCAAATTTTCTGAGTACAAATctgctcactccccatataacggcgcgataaatcaataattaaatacgCCGGAGACATTAAATGGTATAAGATAGCTTTATAGGAGTTGCTGTGAAAATTGAACtatgggcgtggcactgcccactttttggtgaaatctcatatctcgAGGCCCgtccaaccgatttcgacaaaatttagtgcgtggcattcttcttacattgttcccatataacacaattttaaattccacttgatgcgttcagtttccagtacgtaaatcaataagaaattaataaaacggCATAAATTGGGCGAATCATGTCCTAAGTGGGTGTtactttatgaccaaaaattgtttaaatccaatgaaaactgttcaagcccctaggtaccgaatatttagaaaCCGGTACCTATGgttgacttttgatcaaaagtgTCGCTCAAAGTGTGATATATGTTGGattgtcaaaaagtcttgcggtatttttattgaattttttttttattgaaatgaatttttgatgactcatgcccagctcttgaccgatgctacggctgctactatgccgatctctttcgaccaattcagcgcgacaggccttccggagcgtggcgcatcttcgaccacctctacaccagaaagaaaacgttgaaaccatcgttgtgcggtggaaatggaaactgtatcgggtccataaactgcacaaattttattggcggcttgtgatgcatttttgcctttatcgtagtagtacagTTAAATATgctgtattttctctttattttgctccatgtttgcgacgctatagcTCAcgaacgacaatcaatcaaacaagtGTTGGCGCgggaaatgagctttccaaaaaggtatagcaacgaataaaactataataactaaaacgatgcgacgaataaaactaaaactacgcgctttcagcgccaactagcgaaaataccgcaagacttttttgacaacccaatatataagtGAAATTAAGGGATAGTCCTTCTCCTATAATaaaatgtctgtatgtcaaaaatgggttgaatcagacCAATACTTCCCCTAGCCCCTAGTTAGTGAATTTGTAcagcatatatcggccaatatgtgaatcATTCCTATGAAAATAAGAAATCGTGTCTTATTCACAACGGTAAAAGTGTTTGTATTAtccatacagggtttgtccgcaaagtaataggactgattttctccCGCCGCGACTGTAGTACTTcagagcgtgcgcgcaccgactggattcggtagagggcgttccta contains the following coding sequences:
- the LOC105221843 gene encoding survival of motor neuron-related-splicing factor 30, producing MADDLQNYKLQLQQVEAGLLTDPANIELLKLKEGLLEVIELTNDLIKTQFEEQKKSLYVEPVSGVNISEYYDEIEAALIEAEKLVTAPQNWKVGDKCQARWIEDGKYYDAIIEDISSEGEVSVVFDTYQNRATTTVSELRDCTTRNEVFPSARRHHPNQKEYLKKRKQKKLQRFKELEEEREYDKKKWLNFTSKNLKKPGMKVKSIFASPDTVTGRVGIGTCGVSGKGMTDYTVGEKYRKGF